The Candidatus Obscuribacterales bacterium genome has a window encoding:
- a CDS encoding DUF1361 domain-containing protein yields MAFIPLALSFWLFRWRQARTWFWWLGLVVFIAFLPNAPYLLTDVVHLIRATQAGYSTWVIAVFMIPVHITAILLGTEAYVMAVINQSYYLLQHRARRFVLPAELLTHALCAVGVYLGRFIRFNSWDLVTRPDEVLVTTLNHLTSERPLVVMFGTFVILTVVYWVMKQITIGLLLRVRYARQGRNVFKEALD; encoded by the coding sequence ACCTGGTTTTGGTGGCTCGGACTCGTGGTGTTCATTGCCTTTTTGCCCAATGCTCCCTATCTGCTTACGGATGTGGTGCATCTGATTCGGGCAACTCAGGCCGGCTACTCAACCTGGGTGATTGCCGTCTTTATGATTCCAGTGCATATCACGGCCATTTTGCTGGGTACCGAAGCCTATGTTATGGCTGTGATTAACCAAAGTTATTACCTTTTGCAACACCGGGCTAGGCGCTTTGTATTACCCGCTGAGTTGCTCACCCATGCTCTTTGTGCCGTTGGTGTGTACCTCGGGCGCTTTATTCGATTTAATAGCTGGGATCTGGTTACCCGTCCGGATGAGGTCTTAGTCACAACCCTGAATCATCTCACCTCCGAGCGACCGCTGGTCGTCATGTTTGGCACCTTCGTCATTTTGACGGTGGTGTACTGGGTGATGAAGCAGATTACCATTGGGCTACTTTTGCGTGTGCGCTATGCTCGCCAAGGGCGCAATGTGTTCAAAGAAGCTCTAGACTAG